The sequence CACCTGAGATGCTTGCCGAGCGCGCTAAAGCGAATGGTGTGCATTTATGGGCGTTGACGGATCACGATGAGTTAGGTGGTCAGAACCGTGCTAGAGCTGCAGCCAATGCATTAAAACTAGATTACTTGGCGGGCGTTGAGATTTCTGTCACTTGGATGGGTGAGACCATTCACATTGTTGGGTTAGGGATTGATGATCAACATGCGGGAATTATCGAAGGCTTACGAATGACGCGCGATGGTCGGGGTAATCGCGCCAAGCTGATTGCCGAGCAGCTATTAAAGGTCGGTATACCAGGAGCATATGAAGGCGCACTTCATCACGCTGGTAATCATGATCTGATTTCAAGAACCCACTTTGCGCGTTTTTTAGTGGAGGCGGGTGTTTGCAAAGATACCCAACAAGTATTTAAAAATTATTTGGTTGAAGATAAACCAGGCTATGTGCCACATATGTGGGCCAATCTGGATAATGCAGTTGCTTGGATTAAGGCGGCTGGTGGCGTTGCGGTGATTGCTCATCCGGGTCGCTATAGTCGACTTAATGCTATGCAGATGGATGAGCTTTACAAACACTTTAAGGATATCGGCGGCCTAGCCATTGAAGTCATCACTGGTAGCCATACTCCGGATCAATATCAAGCCTTTGGAAAGATTGCCCAGCAATATGGTTTCTTGGCTTCCCGCGGTTCTGATTTTCACAGTCCTGATGAGAGCCATATCGATTTAGGTAACTTACCCCTTTTACCGGACCACCTCACACCCGTGTGGTCCGCATTTCACTAATTCATGACAAAGACAAAGAATAAAGATGTTTGCTGAACGCGTTCTCTCCGGTATGCGACCTACTGGTAATTTGCACCTTGGCCACTACCATGGTGTGCTCAAGAACTGGGTGCGCTTGCAGTCTGAGTATCCCTGCTTCTTTTTTGTTGCTGACTGGCATGCGCTCACGACTCACTATGAAACTCCTGAGGTGATTGAACAATCCGTTTGGGATATGGTGATTGATTGGTTGGCAGCAGGCGTTGACCCTAATCAGGCAACCTTATTTATTCAAAGTAAAGTTCCTGAGCATGCAGAGCTATTCCTGTTACTCTCCATGGGAACCCCATTGGGCTGGCTTGAGCGGGTGCCTACCTATAAAGATCAAATTGAAAAATTAAAAGAGAAAGATCTGCAAACCTACGGATTTTTGGGGTACCCCTTGCTACAGGCTGCTGATATTTTGATGTACCGCGCTCAATTTGTTCCTGTTGGCGAAGACCAAGTTCCCCACGTTGAGATGACAAGAGAAGTGGCGCGTCGTTTCAACTATTTATATGGTCGTGAACCTGGTTTTGAAGAAAAGGCCTTAGAGGCGGTGAAGAAGTTAGGTAGCAAACGCGCCAAAATGTATGCAGAGTTACGCATTGCCTATCAAGAGCGTGGCGATGATGAAGCACTAGAGCAGGCTAAAGCCTTGCTGCAAGAAGCGCAAAGTTTGTCGATGGCTGATCGAGAAAGACTATTTGGTTTCTTAGAGGGTGCTCGCAAAATTATTCTTCCTGAGCCACAAGCTTTGCTGACTGCAGCAGCTCGTATGCCTGGTATCGATGGCCAAAAGATGTCTAAATCTTATGGCAATACGATTAGCATTCGCGAAGAACCTGAAGAGGTGATTAAAAAGATCCGCACCATGCCTACAGATCCTGCTCGAGTACGTAGAACCGATGCTGGTGATCCTGCACGTTGTCCGGTTTGGCAGTTGCATACCGTCTATTCAGATGAAGAAGTAAAGCAATGGGTTGAGAAGGGCTGTAAATCTGCGGGTATTGGCTGCCTTGAGTGCAAGCAACCCGTGATTGATGCGATTTTGTTAGAGCAACAGCCGATGTTTGAGCGTGCCCAAAAGTATTTGGATGATCCTAGCTTATTACGCTCCATCATTGCTGATGGCTGTGATCAAGCGCGCAAGGTTGCCCAAGAAACAATGCGTGAGGTCCGTGAAGCAATGGGCCTTGCATACGACTAAGGCTGTAGACTTGCCCATTTCACACGAAGCAATTTTGGACGCCTCTGCGTGGGTGCAACGTTTTGCTGCTCTTATTCCAAAAAACGGGGAAGTTTTAGATCTGGCTTGTGGATCTGGGCGACATTCTAAATTTTTGGCTGATCTGGGATATTCAGTGTTGGCAGTGGACCAAGATATTTCTGCCGTCTCTGATTTAAAGTTGGCTGCTGTTACCCCGAAATGCCTAAATCTTGAGCAAGATATCTGGCCACTAACTGAAATCCAATTTAGTGGAATTGTGGTGACAAACTACTTGTATCGGCCCCATCTGGACCAGTTGCCTGCAATTCTCGAAAAGGATGGAGTTTTGATCTATGAAACCTTCGCCCATGGGAACGCGGAATTTGGCAAACCCTCAAACCCCAATTTCCTCTTAAATTCAGGGGAATTACTGTCTTTTGCACACCGTCATGGCCTGCACGTCATAGCGTATGAGGATATTTATGTGGATCAGCCCAAAGCAGCCATGGTTCAGCGCCTTTGTGCTGTAAAAGGGGCGTTAAAAGGCCACATTCCGTTACAATTTCAAGCTTAAGACAGTCAAAATCGGTATATATACGTTGGCAAATACAGTTCAATCTCCAGGCGGTAAAAAGACCATTTCTGGCAGCATGCCAGCTATTGTTACGCCAATGCATGAAGACGGTAGCTTAGATTACCCAGCTTTGCGACACTTGCTTGATTGGCACGTCGCTGAGGGTTCCGACGGAATCGTGATTGTCGGTACCAGTGGAGAATCTCCAACTGTTTCTGTAGAAGAGCACTGTGAATTAATTCGGGTTGCAGTCGAGCATATCGCGGGCCGCATTCCAGTAATTGCTGGAACCGGTGGAAACTCCACTACAGAAGCAATTGAATTAACCCAGTTTGCTAAAAATGTTGGTGCTGATGCGAGCTTGCAAGTTGTGCCTTACTACAACAAGCCAAGCCAAGAGGGCATGTATGCCCACTTTAAGAAAATTGCAGAGTCCGTCGATCTACCAGTAATTTTGTACAACGTCCCCGGCCGTACCGTAGCAGATTTGGCTGGTGAGACCGTAGTGCGATTGGCTGGCGTGCCAGGCATCATCGGTATTAAAGATGCTACCGGTAGTCTGGAGCGCGGTACCTTGTTAATTGCGGATCTACAACGTGTTGGCCATCGTGATTTCTCGGTATTTTCTGGTGATGACCTAACTGCAGCAATGCTGATGCTCATGGGTGGCAAGGGAAATATATCCGTCACTGCCAATGTGGCTCCACGCCTGATGCATGAGCTATGTGTTGCAGCGATGTCAGACGATGTGAAAAAAACACGTGAGATTCAATACAAATTATTAGCAGTGCATAAAGCAATGTTTATAGAGGCAAATCCCATCCCAGTGAAATGGGCCCTACATGAAATGGGTAAGATCACTGCGGGCATTCGCTTGCCGTTAACCCCTTTGAGCGCTACTTTACGTGAGCCCTTGAAGGCAGCATTAAAACAGGCTAACTTGATATGATGAATTTGATGCAAATCCTTCGCCGCTATTTAGCGATTCTTGGTCTGATGATGACCATTGTTGCTGGATTAACTGCCTGTAAATCAGTTACTAGCAACGACACTGTGGATTACAAAGCTAACGGAGCAGTCCGTGGACCCAATTTGTCTTACCCACCAGATTTGATCACTGCTCAAGCAGATCGTCGTTACATTGTTCAAGATGGCACTGCCACGATGTCAGAGTACAACGCAGCCTTGAAAAAATCTGTCCAAATGCGCAGCAATGTGATGACCGGTATTCCGGGTATGCGGATTGCGCGTGATGGTGAGCGTCGCTGGTTGGTTGTTGATAAACCAGCAACAGAACTCTACCCACAAGTAAAAGATTTCTGGCAAGAAAATGGTTTTCTATTAGTGGTGGATTCTCCATCGACAGGCATTATGGAAACTGACTGGGCAGAAAACCGCGGCAAGATTCCACAAGACTGGCTTCGCTCCACAATAGGCGGCGCCTTAGATTCAGTCTACGACACTGGTGAGCGCGATAAATACAAAACACGCTTAGAGGCTCCAAAACCGAACGAGACTGAGATTTATATTACGCAAAAGGGTGCGCTAGAGAAGTGCGTAACTGATACCACTGGCTCATGCCTTTACACCATTTGGACGAGTCGTCCTAATGATCCAGAATTAGAAGCGGTCTTCTTGGCTCGTTTGATGGAGCGCCTTGGTATGACTCAAGAGCAAGCCAAGGCAATGGTGGCTACTCCTCTGGGTCCAAAGACTCCAAAAGCAAAATTAGTTGAAGAGGGTACTAATACCGCATTCATCGAGTTGGGCGCAGGTTTTGATCGTTCTTGGCGTGATGTCGGCTTGGCCCTGGATCGTTCCAACTTCACGGTTGAAGATCGTAACCGCTCTGCTGGTGTTTACTACGTGCGTTACGTAAACTCAAAGAATATCGAAGAGTCTAAAGGCTTCTTCTCTAATCTGTTTAGTAGTAAAGACGACTCAAAGCTGAAGGCTAAGAAATATCAAGTGGTTGTTAAGAGCACAGGTGAAAATTCAGCAAGCGTTTATGTGCAAGATGCTGATGGCAAGCCAGAGAATACTCCTGCTGGCATCCAATTACTCACTTTGCTGACGGATCAGCTAACCAAGTAAATTGACTCACAAATTCTGGGAGCAATAAAAAAGCCGCTGTGAAGCGGCTTTTTTTCTTCAAGAAGAAGATTACTTCTTAGCGTCAGCAGCAGGAGCAGCTGGTGCAGCAGGAGCAGCAGCAGGAGCTTCAGCAGCAGGAGCAGCAGGAGCAGCAGCAGGAGCTTCAGCAGGTTTTGCTTCTTCTTTTTTACCGCAAGCGGCCAAAGCGATAGCGAACATTGCAACGAGTACGAGTGACTTCTTCATTTGTAATTTCCTCTTAAAAATTAAACAACAATTACCGGTAATTGTGTCGAAAATTCCAAGGGATTATCCCTAGGTGATTTCCAGTATTTATTATAGCCATGTCTATATTTCATCCTCAAAAACAAGCCAGCCCGCGAGGTAGGCTTCGTAGAGGCTACCCCCTGAAGAGCCCTTAAGGTTCGGATTTAAAAGCGATTTTTCGGCCGATAGAGTTTGCCAGGCGCGTGCCACATCATTGGCTTGGCCGCGACTCACATTCTCCCCATTGCAAAACACGGTTTTTCCCAGGCTAAGGATGCGAGTCTGGGGGCTGCTCACCAGTCTAGTTGAAGCTAAATGACGGGCAAATTTTGCAGGACTTAATGGCTTGTTTGGGCCATTAAAAAAAGCCTGTTGTTTTGGCTCGGATAGATAGGCAGTGATCCCCGGTAAAAAACGATCTACCTGATCTAATTTCAACTGTTTGAGTTTGACTGCAATTTGCGCAATAAGTTCTTCGGGCAATTGCTCAGCATGAGTAGTTGCTTTCTGTCTTGGGTCTGCAAATTTTTTCTCTAACTCTGGAATATCTTCCAGGGATTCTGCCAAACGCCACAATCCCTCTTGAAGTAATTCTTTGTAACTGGGTGAGCGAAATCCAACTGACCAGGTTTGGCATCCTGCATCTAAAGCAATGCCATCATGCGCAATATGGGGCGGTAGATACAGCATATCTCCTGGCTCTAATACCCAGTCATGTTCTGCCTGAAAGTTCTGCAAAATTTTCAGAGGCAAGTTTGGCTCGAGGCTTAAATCTTTTTGCTCTGATACGCGCCATCTTCTTCGACCTGCCATCTGAATTAAAAACACATCATAGGAATCAAAATGAGGTCCAACACCACCACCAATTCCGGCAATGCTGATCATCAAATCATCTAGGCGGGCATCGGGGATAAAGCGAAACCAAGACAGAATCCTGGCTGCGTCAGGGTGGTGAGCCTCCATGCCCTGAAGAAGCAGTGTCCAGTTTGGTTTGCTGGTTGATGGGATCGTTTTTTTGCTAAATGGCCCTGTTTCAAAGCTCCATGGCTTCGCTTGAATTAATCTGGATTCAACTTGCTCCTGATTGGCTAGTTTGTAAAGTTCTGCGGCCGAAATGGGGCTGTCTAGAGTTTCATGATTCTGGCTTGCCAGTGCAAATGCAGGGATGGCACCACGGACTAAGAGGGGCTTTTTATGCCAATACCGATCCATGAATGCCTGAGGGCTAATTCCGCCAAATAGGGCCCATGGCTCATTTAGGGGCAGGTTTTTCGGTGCCCGCGGGGGCTGATAGGGCTTGCTCAAGTAAAATGCAGTCATAAGTAAAAGCTGAATATAAACTCATTAAAAACATATGTTCGACAGAATTCGCATGAAGATTGAAAAAAACACCATCGTATCCCTGCGTTACAAGCTAACCGATGCCCAAAACAATGTGATCGAAGAGCCTGATTCTCCGATGGTATACCTGCACGGTGGCTATGAGGGTACTTTCCCGAAAATTGAAACCCTTTTGGATGGTCAAGATATTGGTTATGAAGCTACGATTCAACTCGAGCCCAGCGAGGCTTTTGGTGAGTATGATCCAGAGCTCTTGAAGATCGAGCCCCGTACACGCTTTCCAGAACCACTTGAAGTGGGCATGCAATTTGAAGGTGTTCCCGACGCTGATGCGGAAGAAGACTCCGATGCACACGATGAATCAGACTCCGATGACGAACCTTTGATTTATACCGTTACCGATGTTGCAGACAATCAAGTAGTACTTGATGGCAACCATCCCTTAGCAGGTATGGCGCTGCGTTTCTGGGTGCAGGTAGAGGATGTTCGTGCGGCTACAGATGAAGAGATTGCGAACCGTCACCCAGCCGGTGGTGAGGGCTTTACTTTTGGTATGCCGAACGATGATGCTGACGAGGATGAATTCCCTGGAACTGCCTTAGGCGCAAGTACGCATAATCCCCGCACACTGCACTAAATCAAAGTTATTCTTTAAGCCATTCTTTAATGGCATCGAGGTCCCGCTTGGTATCGCTTTGACCAGGAGCCTGTGCTGGCGCGTTACTGAGCTTAGCCAAGGCTTTTTCAAGAGCCGCAATCTTGGCTTCTTGCTCAATGGTGGCATCAATCAAACCCTTGAGTGCCATGGATACGGGGTCATCCACATTTGGTGTGACACCATAAGCAGAAAAATATTCTTTGGTTTTGCTATCAGGACTTTGTGGTAAATCTGGATGCAAGACGCGCGCCGGTATACCAACAGCAGTAGCGCCTGCCGGAATTTCTTTTAACACCACAGCGTTTGAACCAATACGTGCGCCATCACCCACAGTAAAACCGCCGAGTACTTTTGCACCTGCACTCACAACGACACCTTTACCCAGAGTTGGGTGGCGCTTAACGCCCTTATAAAGTGATGTGCCACCGAGAGTGACGCCTTGGTAGATGGTGCAGTCATCACCGATTTCAGCAGTCTCGCCAATCACAATTCCAAGACCATGATCTAAAAATACGCGACGACCAATCTTGGCCCCCGGATGAATTTCAATGCCGGTAATAAAACGCGCAAACATGGAAGAGACCCGTGCAATCCATTTTAGGTCCAGATTCCACAAGAAGTGCGCGATACGATGAAAGAACACCGCATGCAGACCTTGGTAGCAAGTAATCACCTCGAGACGGTTTCTGGCAGCAGGGTCTCTGGCAATAATGGAGTCGACTTGGTCGAATAGGGAATTAAACATATTTTGATTTTAACGGGATGCGCTTATTTTCTCAGGAGCATCTGTTTTGCGATCCCACGCAGTAGATCAATTTCTTCTTTGTGCAGGCGGCTACGGGCAAATAAGGCCTGTAAGCGGGGCATGAGTTTCTTGGGGTTGGCCGGATCAAGATAGCCAATAGCCTCTAAACCTGCTTGCCAATGGTCTAGCATTGCCGCAACCGCAGCTGGGTCTGCCAAGTCCGCCTGACTCTCTCGATCGCATAAAAGGGATGGGGTGCTAGATTGGCTATGCAAAGTGTGTCTGAGTGTGTAAGCGCAGACCATGAGGGCTTGGGCTAAATTCAGGGAGGGGTATTCAGGATTGGCATCTAGCCAAACACGATGGGTGCACAAAGCTAGATGATCGTTATCTAAACCAGTTCTCTCTGGACCAAAGAGAAGAGCCACTTTTCTATCAAGCGCAATGTTTTCTTGGATTAGACCCAGGGCTGATTGCCAATCGAGGGCTGGAGGACCAAATTCGCGATCGCGACTTGTGAGGCCAAGAACGAGTGAGCAACCTTGTACGGCCGCCTCTAGGGAAGTGGATTCTTGTGCATGCTCCAGAATATCTCCCGCGCCACTAGCCAAGGCAATCGCATCGGACTCTTGAGCAATACCTTTGGTTTTGGGATTGATCAGGTGGAGGGCGCCAAATCCCATTGTCTTTAATGCACGTGCAGCTGAACCCACATTTCCGGGGTGACTGGTTTCAACCAGAACCCAGCGCAGTAATTGGGATTTCTCAGTATTCATGGGCTCGTTAATGGGTTCAAATAGGTATCGCGAGGGTGGGGCGTGCTAATCGTTTAGAATCAGGGTATTAGCTTCGTATTGTCATGCAGTTTGAACAATATTACAGGCTCGTTCTTATTTAATTTGTCCACCAATACTATGCATCCCATGTTAAATGTGGCCGTCAAGGCTGCCCGTCGTGCTGGAACCGTGATTAACCGAGCTTCTCTTAATTTGGAGCGCTTGCAAGTTGATCGTAAGCAACACAATGATTTTGTCACCGAGGTGGACAAAGCCGCAGAAGCGGCCATCATCGAAACTCTCAGTGAGGCCTATCCAACCCATGGATTTTTGGCCGAAGAAACAGGTGAGCACAATGCTGATGCTGAGAATGTTTGGATCATTGATCCATTGGATGGCACAACCAATTTCATTCATGGCTTTCCGCAATATGCAGTCTCGATTGCATTGTCAGTTAATGGCGTGATTCAACAAGCAGTAGTCTATGACCCCACACGTGATGAGCTATTCACTGCAACCCGTGGTGCAGGCGCATATTTGGACCGTCGTCGTCTCCGCGTTGCCACACAAGATCGTTTGGCGAATGCTTTGATTGGCACTGGCTTTCCGTACCGTGAAGATCAAGATCTCGAAAAGTACCTGAAGATATTTGCAGAGATGACGCGTCAATGTGCTGGCTTACGCCGCCCTGGTGCCGCTTCCTTAGACTTGGCCTATGTGGCAGCAGGTCGCTACGATGGTTTCTTTGAGAGCGATCTTAAGCCTTGGGACATGGCAGCAGGCGCCCTGATCATCACTGAATCTGGTGGCCTGATCGGTAACTACCGTGGTGAAGAGGGCTATCTGAAGAGCGGTGAAGTCATGGCAGCAAACCCACGCATCTTTGCCCAGATGGTGCAAAGCCTATCGAAGTATTCAAAGGCTTAATCAGACAACCTGCGGCTTGTTCAGGCTTTGATTAAGTCAACGTAGCGCACACCTTGGGAGTCGATCTGCAAAGCGCTAGCGCGCGGTGCAGTGCTCTCTGGGTGATCTAAATCCCAGTCAGATAACACCCAACGTTGCCACGCTTGCTCACCCAAGTGCTCATGATGATGGGCAGGCAAATGGGTATGACCATGAATCAATTGATTGCCAGAGTGTTGTTTTAGCAATTCAGCGCAAGCTTGTAAGGTCACATTTGTACGAATGCGATTCCTTTGGCTTGAGGCGCTGGCTGCACGTTGGTATTTTGTGTAGCTGTTACTGCGTAGATGATCGGCAATCGAGCGTCGCAAACCCAGTGGTAGTTTTAGGAATAATTTTTGCAGCCAAGGCTTTCTGACCCAACGACGAAATACTTGGTAACCAATATCTGCGGTACACAGTGAGTCACCATGAGCAATCACATATTTCTGATTAGCAATATCAATCACTGAGGGATCGGACAACAAAGTCATACCCGTATTTTTTAAGAAAGTACTGCCAATCAAAAAGTCGCGATTACCGTGGACGTAATAGATTTTGGTTTTGGTAGCTAGGTTTGCCAGCGCACGTTTCACTTCTTGCTGAAATGGTGAGTTGATAAATGCATCATCACCTACCCAATATTCAAACAAGTCACCCAAAATAAAGACAGACTCTGCCTGAGGCGCTTGTTTTTCACAGAAGTCAAAAAAGCGTTGCGCCGTCAAGGGCATTGACGGCGTCAGGTGGATATCCGAAATGAGCAGGGCGCTCGCGTATTGCGGGATCATTCCTCGAGAACGGTCGCTTTCTCAATCACTACGTCTTCAGCTGGAACGTCTTGGTGAAATCCTGAGCTGCTAGTTTTGACTTTACGGATTGCATCCACAACATCCATACCATCAACTACTTTGCCAAAGACAGCATATCCCCAGCCTTGCGCATTTTGAGCGGTGTGATTTAAAAAGTCGTTGTCATTTACGTTGATGAAAAATTGTGCGGTTGCAGAGTGTGGGTCGCTGGTACGAGCCATGGCTACGGTGTAACGATCATTCTTCAAGCCATTATTAGCTTCATTTTCAATTTCAGCGCCAGTCGGTTTTTGTTTCATGCCCGCAGTCATACCACCACCTTGAATCATGAAGTTATTGATCACGCGGTGAAAGATGGTGCCATCGTAATGACCACTCTTAACGTATTGCAAGAAATTCGCAACGCTCTTTGGAGCTTTTACTGCGTCTAAGCTTAATGTGATGTCGCCATGATTGGTTTTTAGCAATACTTTAGTCATTATTTGGATCTACTTTCTGGAGGGTTAGTGGATGGAATGGTGGAAGGTGT comes from Polynucleobacter sp. MWH-Svant-W18 and encodes:
- a CDS encoding 3',5'-nucleoside bisphosphate phosphatase, which gives rise to MSSFSPINADLHCHSVISDGTLTPEMLAERAKANGVHLWALTDHDELGGQNRARAAANALKLDYLAGVEISVTWMGETIHIVGLGIDDQHAGIIEGLRMTRDGRGNRAKLIAEQLLKVGIPGAYEGALHHAGNHDLISRTHFARFLVEAGVCKDTQQVFKNYLVEDKPGYVPHMWANLDNAVAWIKAAGGVAVIAHPGRYSRLNAMQMDELYKHFKDIGGLAIEVITGSHTPDQYQAFGKIAQQYGFLASRGSDFHSPDESHIDLGNLPLLPDHLTPVWSAFH
- a CDS encoding tryptophan--tRNA ligase — encoded protein: MFAERVLSGMRPTGNLHLGHYHGVLKNWVRLQSEYPCFFFVADWHALTTHYETPEVIEQSVWDMVIDWLAAGVDPNQATLFIQSKVPEHAELFLLLSMGTPLGWLERVPTYKDQIEKLKEKDLQTYGFLGYPLLQAADILMYRAQFVPVGEDQVPHVEMTREVARRFNYLYGREPGFEEKALEAVKKLGSKRAKMYAELRIAYQERGDDEALEQAKALLQEAQSLSMADRERLFGFLEGARKIILPEPQALLTAAARMPGIDGQKMSKSYGNTISIREEPEEVIKKIRTMPTDPARVRRTDAGDPARCPVWQLHTVYSDEEVKQWVEKGCKSAGIGCLECKQPVIDAILLEQQPMFERAQKYLDDPSLLRSIIADGCDQARKVAQETMREVREAMGLAYD
- a CDS encoding bifunctional 2-polyprenyl-6-hydroxyphenol methylase/3-demethylubiquinol 3-O-methyltransferase UbiG — protein: MQRFAALIPKNGEVLDLACGSGRHSKFLADLGYSVLAVDQDISAVSDLKLAAVTPKCLNLEQDIWPLTEIQFSGIVVTNYLYRPHLDQLPAILEKDGVLIYETFAHGNAEFGKPSNPNFLLNSGELLSFAHRHGLHVIAYEDIYVDQPKAAMVQRLCAVKGALKGHIPLQFQA
- the dapA gene encoding 4-hydroxy-tetrahydrodipicolinate synthase, giving the protein MPAIVTPMHEDGSLDYPALRHLLDWHVAEGSDGIVIVGTSGESPTVSVEEHCELIRVAVEHIAGRIPVIAGTGGNSTTEAIELTQFAKNVGADASLQVVPYYNKPSQEGMYAHFKKIAESVDLPVILYNVPGRTVADLAGETVVRLAGVPGIIGIKDATGSLERGTLLIADLQRVGHRDFSVFSGDDLTAAMLMLMGGKGNISVTANVAPRLMHELCVAAMSDDVKKTREIQYKLLAVHKAMFIEANPIPVKWALHEMGKITAGIRLPLTPLSATLREPLKAALKQANLI
- the bamC gene encoding outer membrane protein assembly factor BamC, giving the protein MMNLMQILRRYLAILGLMMTIVAGLTACKSVTSNDTVDYKANGAVRGPNLSYPPDLITAQADRRYIVQDGTATMSEYNAALKKSVQMRSNVMTGIPGMRIARDGERRWLVVDKPATELYPQVKDFWQENGFLLVVDSPSTGIMETDWAENRGKIPQDWLRSTIGGALDSVYDTGERDKYKTRLEAPKPNETEIYITQKGALEKCVTDTTGSCLYTIWTSRPNDPELEAVFLARLMERLGMTQEQAKAMVATPLGPKTPKAKLVEEGTNTAFIELGAGFDRSWRDVGLALDRSNFTVEDRNRSAGVYYVRYVNSKNIEESKGFFSNLFSSKDDSKLKAKKYQVVVKSTGENSASVYVQDADGKPENTPAGIQLLTLLTDQLTK
- a CDS encoding cupin domain-containing protein, encoding MTAFYLSKPYQPPRAPKNLPLNEPWALFGGISPQAFMDRYWHKKPLLVRGAIPAFALASQNHETLDSPISAAELYKLANQEQVESRLIQAKPWSFETGPFSKKTIPSTSKPNWTLLLQGMEAHHPDAARILSWFRFIPDARLDDLMISIAGIGGGVGPHFDSYDVFLIQMAGRRRWRVSEQKDLSLEPNLPLKILQNFQAEHDWVLEPGDMLYLPPHIAHDGIALDAGCQTWSVGFRSPSYKELLQEGLWRLAESLEDIPELEKKFADPRQKATTHAEQLPEELIAQIAVKLKQLKLDQVDRFLPGITAYLSEPKQQAFFNGPNKPLSPAKFARHLASTRLVSSPQTRILSLGKTVFCNGENVSRGQANDVARAWQTLSAEKSLLNPNLKGSSGGSLYEAYLAGWLVFEDEI
- a CDS encoding peptidylprolyl isomerase; its protein translation is MKIEKNTIVSLRYKLTDAQNNVIEEPDSPMVYLHGGYEGTFPKIETLLDGQDIGYEATIQLEPSEAFGEYDPELLKIEPRTRFPEPLEVGMQFEGVPDADAEEDSDAHDESDSDDEPLIYTVTDVADNQVVLDGNHPLAGMALRFWVQVEDVRAATDEEIANRHPAGGEGFTFGMPNDDADEDEFPGTALGASTHNPRTLH
- the cysE gene encoding serine O-acetyltransferase; this encodes MFNSLFDQVDSIIARDPAARNRLEVITCYQGLHAVFFHRIAHFLWNLDLKWIARVSSMFARFITGIEIHPGAKIGRRVFLDHGLGIVIGETAEIGDDCTIYQGVTLGGTSLYKGVKRHPTLGKGVVVSAGAKVLGGFTVGDGARIGSNAVVLKEIPAGATAVGIPARVLHPDLPQSPDSKTKEYFSAYGVTPNVDDPVSMALKGLIDATIEQEAKIAALEKALAKLSNAPAQAPGQSDTKRDLDAIKEWLKE
- a CDS encoding RNA methyltransferase, whose amino-acid sequence is MNTEKSQLLRWVLVETSHPGNVGSAARALKTMGFGALHLINPKTKGIAQESDAIALASGAGDILEHAQESTSLEAAVQGCSLVLGLTSRDREFGPPALDWQSALGLIQENIALDRKVALLFGPERTGLDNDHLALCTHRVWLDANPEYPSLNLAQALMVCAYTLRHTLHSQSSTPSLLCDRESQADLADPAAVAAMLDHWQAGLEAIGYLDPANPKKLMPRLQALFARSRLHKEEIDLLRGIAKQMLLRK
- a CDS encoding inositol monophosphatase family protein, whose amino-acid sequence is MHPMLNVAVKAARRAGTVINRASLNLERLQVDRKQHNDFVTEVDKAAEAAIIETLSEAYPTHGFLAEETGEHNADAENVWIIDPLDGTTNFIHGFPQYAVSIALSVNGVIQQAVVYDPTRDELFTATRGAGAYLDRRRLRVATQDRLANALIGTGFPYREDQDLEKYLKIFAEMTRQCAGLRRPGAASLDLAYVAAGRYDGFFESDLKPWDMAAGALIITESGGLIGNYRGEEGYLKSGEVMAANPRIFAQMVQSLSKYSKA
- a CDS encoding UDP-2,3-diacylglucosamine diphosphatase; this translates as MIPQYASALLISDIHLTPSMPLTAQRFFDFCEKQAPQAESVFILGDLFEYWVGDDAFINSPFQQEVKRALANLATKTKIYYVHGNRDFLIGSTFLKNTGMTLLSDPSVIDIANQKYVIAHGDSLCTADIGYQVFRRWVRKPWLQKLFLKLPLGLRRSIADHLRSNSYTKYQRAASASSQRNRIRTNVTLQACAELLKQHSGNQLIHGHTHLPAHHHEHLGEQAWQRWVLSDWDLDHPESTAPRASALQIDSQGVRYVDLIKA
- a CDS encoding peptidylprolyl isomerase; protein product: MTKVLLKTNHGDITLSLDAVKAPKSVANFLQYVKSGHYDGTIFHRVINNFMIQGGGMTAGMKQKPTGAEIENEANNGLKNDRYTVAMARTSDPHSATAQFFINVNDNDFLNHTAQNAQGWGYAVFGKVVDGMDVVDAIRKVKTSSSGFHQDVPAEDVVIEKATVLEE